The following coding sequences are from one Sciurus carolinensis chromosome 11, mSciCar1.2, whole genome shotgun sequence window:
- the Rtn4rl2 gene encoding reticulon-4 receptor-like 2, whose translation MLPGLRRLLQGPASACLLLMLLALPPAAPSCPMLCTCYSSPPTVSCQANNFSSVPLSLPPSTQRLFLQNNLIRTLRPGTFGPNLLTLWLFSNNLSTIYPGTFRHLQALEELDLGDNRHLRSLEPDTFQGLERLQSLHLYRCQLSSLPGNIFRGLVSLQYLYLQENSLLHLQDDLFADLANLSHLFLHGNRLRLLTEHVFRGLGSLDRLLLHGNRLQGVHRAAFRGLSRLTILYLFNNSLASLPGEALADLPALEFLRLNANPWACDCRARPLWAWFQRARVSSSDVTCATPPERQGRDLRALREADFQACPPAAPTRPGSRARGNSSSNHLYGVAEADAPPADPSTLYRDLPAEDSRGRQGGDAPTEDDYWGGYGGEDQRGEQTCPGAACQAPPDSRGPALSAGLPSPLLCLLLLAPHHL comes from the exons ATGCTGCCCGGGCTCAGGCGCCTGCTGCAAG GTCCCGCCTCGGCCTGCCTCCTGCTGATgctcctggccctgccccctgCGGCCCCCAGCTGCCCCATGCTCTGTACCTGCTACTCGTCCCCGCCCACCGTGAGCTGCCAGGCCAACAACTTCTCCTCGGTGCCGCTGTCCCTGCCGCCCAGCACGCAGCGACTCTTCTTGCAGAACAACCTCATCCGCACTCTGCGGCCCGGCACCTTCGGGCCCAACCTGCTCACCCTGTGGCTCTTCTCCAACAACCTCTCCACCATCTACCCGGGCACCTTCCGCCACCTGCAGGCCCTGGAGGAGCTGGACCTCGGTGACAACCGGCACCTGCGCTCCTTGGAGCCTGACACCTTCCAGGGCCTGGAGCGGCTGCAGTCGCTGCATCTGTACCGCTGCCAGCTCAGCAGCCTGCCCGGCAACATCTTCCGCGGCCTGGTCAGCCTGCAGTACCTCTACCTCCAGGAGAACAGCCTGCTCCACCTCCAG GATGACCTGTTCGCGGACCTGGCCAACCTGAGCCACCTCTTCCTCCACGGCAACCGCCTGCGGCTGCTCACAGAGCACGTGTTCCGCGGCCTGGGCAGCCTGGACCGGCTGCTCCTGCACGGAAACCGGCTGCAGGGCGTGCACCGCGCGGCCTTCCGCGGCCTCAGCCGCCTCACCATCCTCTACCTGTTCAACAACAGCCTGGCCTCGCTGCCGGGCGAGGCGCTGGCCGACCTGCCGGCGCTCGAGTTCCTGCGGCTCAACGCCAACCCCTGGGCGTGCGACTGCCGCGCGCGGCCGCTCTGGGCCTGGTTCCAGCGCGCGCGCGTGTCCAGCTCCGACGTGACCTGCGCCACGCCCCCCGAGCGCCAGGGCCGAGACCTGCGCGCGCTCCGCGAGGCCGACTTCCAGGCGTGCCCGCCCGCCGCGCCCACGCGGCCCGGCAGCCGCGCCCGCGGCAACAGCTCCTCCAACCACCTGTACGGGGTGGCCGAGGCCGACGCGCCCCCCGCCGACCCGTCCACGCTCTACCGAGACCTGCCCGCCGAGGACTCGCGGGGGCGCCAGGGCGGGGACGCGCCCACCGAGGACGACTACTGGGGGGGCTACGGCGGCGAGGACCAGCGCGGGGAGCAGACGTGCCCCGGGGCTGCTTGCCAGGCGCCCCCGGACTCCCGCGGCCCTGCGCTCTCGGCcggcctccccagccccctgctctgcctcctgctgctggCGCCCCATCACCTCTGA